The Struthio camelus isolate bStrCam1 chromosome 14, bStrCam1.hap1, whole genome shotgun sequence genome has a window encoding:
- the LOC138069215 gene encoding uncharacterized protein produces MSGCELQRADGGLSSKLACLLLSRFQLSVESGPEAKAAHAGSTQQKEPEEELGGVRSSKEQRPGKLLQHREELSLPVLPKWGAGTRGQGAERKPPARIILNPTAPMLGTSLGKEVGLKYLPHPPTGPRPGRAGATARGAAQETACPPMQGLGRAAHVSLLREKQRQDQALWEEQRAAQEKHAQRQAQIMLPEKQVHLEQRLYADTDMLGSPPQKQVSPQAEQNLQLLASYTVLRDRWKERVEQNRERLKKEEAMRR; encoded by the exons atgagtggctgcgagctgcaaagggcagacggtggcctctcttcaaagctggcttgtcttttgctttccaggtttcagctcagtgtggaaagcggcccggaggccaaggctgcccacgccggctccacacagcagaaggagccggaagaagagctcgggggtgtcaggagcagcaaag agcagcgtcctggcaagctgctgcagcaccgggaggagctttctctgcccgtgctgccaaagtggggggcaggcacgagggggcaaggcgcggagaggaagcctcctgccag gatcattctgaacccgacagcccccatgctgggcacctccctggggaaggaggttggccttaaatacctcccgcatcctcccaccggacctcggcctggccgtgccggcgccactgccaggggtgcagcacag gaaacagcctgccctcccatgcagggcttaggaagagctgcccacgtctccctcttgcgagagaagcaaaggcaggaccaagcactgtgggaggagcagcgggctgcacaggagaaacacgcccagcgtcaggcccag atcatgctgccagagaagcaagtccacctcgagcagcgccTTTatgcagacactgacatgctggggagccccccccaaaa gcaagtgtccccgcaagcagagcagaacttgcagcttttggcatcgtacacagtacttcgggacaggtggaaggaaagggtggaacaaaaccgagagaggctgaagaaggaggaggcgatgcgccggtaa